The Solanum lycopersicum chromosome 2, SLM_r2.1 DNA window agcttcttaacatgtcttgcacatgtaCTTGCACCTGGGTTGGTTTCACTTTcctaaataactattatttatggttcatttgggaatgtttacttattgtcccacgGACCCTCACCATGTCTCTAACACTGCTTAatatacatgatcattttaaatgatcatgtgctatgtgctatggtactaggcttgacacttggatgcctagtacctaatttgtgatttaagcaataaaatattaatttatcttaGGGTCTccattgcaggtacatttctttAACAAGCTCATtgatacttagaaaaattggctaacaccctttatgccaatattttctaatatgcccaataatttacttatttgggtattatatagaaattggccaATACCCCTTAGCCAATTCTCTATACTATGctcaatatttctcaatattgggcattgggatgcctatgtacccccaaTACGCATTCTTAAAGTCCTATTGGGCTCTTCACTATACATGTAATTTTCCTGAATGTTATATCAAGGACCTTTTCTATGAGAGGTGGCAGTGACTCCATAGTACAATTGTCTTCTCCTGAACTTGCAATGGTAGATAGAAACGTAGGTTCTCCTTTCTTTAGGCCCTTCACAATCTTCATGGCCGATAAGTGGGTGTGTCCTTCTTTCTTTGGCACCTTGACTAGAAGTATCATGCATGACCCTTCCCGCTCCATGACCATGAGTTGTTGGAGGATGGGGTCAATCATCGTGTGCCAACGCTGAAAGAACTCTTGCCCGAGAATAATGTTGAATATTTCTAGAGGAGCAACGGTAAAGTTTCCCCAACGTGATGCTTACTCCTTGGACGACCCCGCACACGGGAGTCGGTGCGGAATTAACTATCTTGACGCGGTTGTTTCTTGGCACGTAATTCATCCCTAACCTCTTTGCCACCGGTTTGGTCATGATGTTTGCTTCAACCGTGGAGTCTACCATGGCACGAGCTGGTCGTCTATTAATGGAGATGTCTACATATTGCGTGCTGAAGTCTTCTGGCTTCTCAGTATGCTTGGATATCGCACCGCAAAGTCCAACCATGCCCAACTACGTCGTGCTCGCGTCATGCCCTTGCTCTTGTGCGTTCTTATCCTTCCGTTCATGTAGGATTGCACCAAGGTTCTTCATTCCGGGGAACCTATCATAGCCATGTGGTCCTCCACATATGTAGCAATCATCTCCTTTCCTAGTCTGCGCCCGCTTTTCCGTATAATTTTGGCACACGAATCGCTGTTTGTTCTGCTTGTGGGGGTCGTGTTGCTTGGGATGTGCCTGCTGCTCCTTGCCTCGGCCACGGTCTCCCCCACCATTGGCATGACTACTTCTTGTATCCTTGCCCTTCGCCTTCTCATGTCGTTCATGCTTGAAGTCTGTTAAGGACTCGGCTTGTGTGATGGCTTCGTCGATGGTCTTGACTTGTCAGCGCTCCAACTCCGTCTTAGCCCAATTTTGTAGTCTATCCATAAAGTAGAACATCATGTCCTCGTCTATGAGTTTGGGAATTTGAAGTGTTAGAGTTGTGAACTCCTTCACATACGCCCAAATGCTTCTCGTTTGCTTTGATTCTCGGAATTTGCGCTTGACCTTGTACACGACATTATTTGGGAAGAAGGATTTCTTGAATTCTTCGCGGAATTGCTCCCACGTGTTGATGGTGCACGTCCCCTTCCCGATCTTGGCCTCTTTGCGCCTCCACCACAGCATAGCCATCTCAGAGAAGTACACTATGGCAGTGTTGATCTTGTTCTCGTCGCTTCTCACCCTACTACACCTGAAATAATTCTCCAAGTGCCATAGAAAGTTTTCCACCTCTTGAGCGTCACGGACCCTCTTGAATATAGGTGGATTGGGAGCCTTGACCCTGGCCTCCCTATCACGGTTAGGTGACGCAGATCATCCAACCTCTATGTCTTCCTTGTGTGCTTTCACTTTGGCCTTAAAGGTCTTGATCGTGCTAAGCGCTTCTGTAAGCTAACTCTCCAAGGAAGTTATGGTCTCCTTCGCGTTAATCACATCCACAAGTCGACACTCCAAGGAAGTTATGGCCTCTTTTATCTCAAACTTGGCCCGCTGGCCACCTTCTAACTCTTTATGGATGTTCTCGGTCTCCTCAAGGATGAAGCCTCAAGGGTCTTGAACTTGCCGTCTGCCACGTTCATGCGCCGGCCTAAGATCTTGACGGCTTGTCTCGCCACTTCCACCCTTGTGACCCATTCTTCTCCATCAGTGACGTCTATGGCATCTTCACACAATTCTTCGTCACTTGCTTCGGCAGTCGAGGGTGGATGAGATGTTAGCGCCTCACTAGGTGTGAGTTCGGGCAGCACCTCCTAATTAACCTTTAGATGTTTCTTCCCCTTTCGGTTCTTCTTACCACCATCTAGACGGACGTTGGTGGTGCTAGCGCCTTTTAGGTCTCCTTCGATAGTCATTCCCTTAGTATCAAACCTAGTTCTGATACCACGTTGTCACGAACTTAGAGTATTTGCTAAGACTCCATGCGCACTTGAAAATTTACTTACGAATCTTTCACGAtcttgtaagctcaagtaagcctttaagACTCGGAACGCTAAGAGAATGCAAAGAAAGACTttgaaagaacaaaagagaACTTTGCAGAAGGCTTGTATTGCTTTGGAAGATTTCTTTACAACTTGCTTGGTTCCTTTGCAAATAAGGGGcacctctatttatactacttcctATGGATTAAAGtgcaattaatatttattttacaagtaCCTAAAATATTTACACTTTGATCTCTTTTGTAGAGAATTCTACACTACTTTGGGACCTTCTCTAGCCTTCTTGAGAGTTCTAAATTGTTCTAGAGTTCTCCGCACAACTCTAGAACAATATGCCCCTTTCCAAACGCGGAATCAGGTTGAAGTTGTGGTTGGACATCACAATATGATGTGTAAATGTCTGACACGCGTTTGTAGGATATGATGTGCAACATTTGAGTTGTCCTTTATGGCATTATGTCCCATTACTCACATGAGTTCATGGTAGAATGTGGCTATAATTTCCTCCAACTCTAATAACCTCTAATTCATTATTCACCTATTACTTTATCTTATTATGgttgttattttatgtaattattagGCTATTCATTTACCGAATTTACtatattcatatcttcctattcattgtaCGGAAGAAATCTTCACTATAAATAGTCTGGTCTTACTCTGTATTTGGGATATGTGAAAAagtgttgagaagtgttttattttgtatataatgaGTTAGTGTAGTGAAAAAGAGAGTTGAGACGAAGAATAATATTCTAAGTCTTCAACTATATTCACTTTACAAAAGAGACCAGTAATTATATGTTAAAGGAATTTGTTCTGTtagtggagctttggactcttCAATTAATCCGGAGCTCTTTGAGTTGTATACTGTTGTTGGGTTGTTATATCCTTGAGAGGACAAGTCAAGAGTGATGTTCCTGGATCGATGTATATTTTGTCACAGTAGTCTTCAGTCAccttaaaaagagaaaaatatctATGCAACAGCCtaaagatttatttattatttttgtcattttcttttcaattgtaatattttaattattgtgataTATTGCACCAACACTGTTGATCTTGTAAGGTGTTATGATTGTAGAAGCCTTTGAACCTCCAAACATAATTCATGTTTAATAGTACAAGCTTTTTGTGAAATGCcaattaatttgacttttatATCGAATGTCGGGCATCGCTatctacttatttttaaaattacacttgctattactttttaaaaaaaaaattattttaaaaaaaaaaattaaaatgtttttttacgtagtgaattaaaaaaatcttaatatgattttttaagcACGACACAGTATGAAAAGTGACcaacaaatatgaaaacataAGGAATAGATTGCAATCACAacacttatattttattaatataagtgTCATATGCTTGTTaactttattataaaaagaTTACTATTATCTCCAGGCATCGCTatctacttatttttaaaattacacttgctattactttttttaaaaaaaaattattttaaaaaaaaaattaaaatgtttttttacgtagtgaattaaaaaaatcttaatatgattttttaagcACGACACAGTATGAAAAGTGACcaacaaatatgaaaacataAGGAATAGATTGCAATCACAacacttatattttattaatataagtgTCATATGCTTGTTaactttattataaaaagaTTACTATTATCACCATAAAACAACATATTATTGcacttaaaatataaatttaaaatatattatattgtaatcatttaatcatattttttaactttgtctatatattcatattcaatAGAACTGTCAATATAGGCTAGCGCACTTCATACGGGTTAAACCATACAAGCTTCAACATTTTATTGGTTAGACTAGACTAGCCTATTTTTTGTGTGGGCCAGAAAATGATCGGCTcaacccacaagtacgtgggctacaTGCTTATCGGGTCAATCcactttttacaaaaataatattattttttataattactaatttgaattataaactataatttgtcataaatatcgacaaaataatgttacatgatgttaatgttgcTGCTTtctaataaaattcataaataaaataattttcataatatttattaattttttttcaagtaaaaatttTACGACTTTTTAACTATACCcgcaaataaaattatatttataatatttatttatttttttcaagtaaaagtataaatatctaaatagaaatattaaattatt harbors:
- the LOC104645660 gene encoding uncharacterized protein, giving the protein MGHKGGSGETSRQDLRPAHERGRREARVKAPNPPIFKRVRDAQEVENFLWHLENYFRCSRVRSDENKINTAIVYFSEMAMLWWRRKEAKIGKGTCTINTWEQFREEFKKSFFPNNVVYKVKRKFRESKQTRSIWAYVKEFTTLTLQIPKLIDEDMMFYFMDRLQNWAKTELER